One Brassica napus cultivar Da-Ae chromosome C4, Da-Ae, whole genome shotgun sequence genomic region harbors:
- the LOC106402978 gene encoding 65-kDa microtubule-associated protein 4 yields the protein MIRNSTEQFSRIETTCGLLLRQLQEIWSEMGENEDEKDAALADIEKECLLVYKRKVEEASRCKANLLKEIALGRAEIAAIGSSMGGQEIHCNGRVGENLKEELENVTVQLEELRRKKAERMNRFKEVIDQLLSLSFQLGDSTDYLKKLGAEEADLSLHKLEDLRRQLAELQNEKSKRLEEVERLLETLKFLCSVLGEDLKDLTRGIHPSLVDSNTRDVSRSTLDKLDFMIGNLRGVKLQRMHKIQDLAVSLLELWNLLDTPAEEQKTFHNVTCSIALSESEITEANILSVASIKNVEDEVIRLSKLKITKIKEVILRKKLELEEISRKVHMAPQVLKSENFSIEAIESGVKDPEQLLEQIDSEIAKVREEASSRKEILEKVEKWMTACEEESWLQEYNRDDNRYNAGRGAHLTLKRAEKARILVNKLPGMVETLTAKVNAWEDERGHAFLYDGVRVLSMLEQYKTLWEEKEFEKQRQRDLKKLHGQHITEQEALYGSKPSPGKSGKKPLRTALPSSAMNRKLSLGGAMLQSSKPEKATLNSKKTTYYDQNAPSRRESTIPNPSGRRNSELPGRLRAKNVPGAGKAVMNKGRSPMLRKPLSPVTSNILNSPEDHKDAYPTKSSPKTNEENRRAAVPISEPTTPAASVAMSEATTPFTPASKAVKKRLDNAEGVEYSFEEVRAGFC from the exons ATGATTCGAAACTCAACGGAGCAGTTTTCGCGAATCGAGACTACATGTGGATTGTTGCTTCGCCAATTACAG GAGATATGGAGTGAAATGGGAGAGAACGAGGATGAAAAGGACGCTGCTTTGGCTGATATTGAGAAAGAGTGCCTCTTGGTTTACAAGCGTAAAGTCGAGGAGGCTAGCAGGTGTAAAGCGAACTTGCTTAAAGAGATCGCTTTGGGGAGAGCGGAGATTGCAGCCATTGGATCTTCTATGGGTGGACAGGAGATTCAT TGTAACGGTAGGGTGGGTGAGAACTTGAAGGAGGAGCTTGAGAACGTTACTGTGCAGTTAGAGGAGCTGCGAAGAAAGAAAGCTGAGAGAATGAATCGGTTTAAGGAGGTTATTGATCAGTTGCTGAGCTTGTCTTTTCAACTTGGAGATTCTACTGATTATCTGAAGAAGCTTGGTGCAGAAGAGGCTGATCTTTCGCTTCATAAGTTGGAAGACTTGCGTAGGCAGTTGGCTGAACTCCAGAATGAAAAG AGTAAAAGATTGGAAGAGGTAGAGCGTTTGCTGGAAACGCTGAAGTTTTTGTGCTCGGTGCTTGGTGAAGACTTGAAGGACTTGACAAGAGGAATTCATCCATCTCTGGTTGATTCCAACACGAGAGATGTGAGCAGAAGTACACTTGATAAGTTGGATTTCATGATTGGGAATTTACGAGGGGTCAAGTTACAGCGAATGCACAAG ATTCAAGATCTTGCAGTTTCCCTGTTGGAGCTCTGGAATCTCCTGGACACACCTGCGGAAGAGCAAAAGACATTTCACAATGTCACCTGCAGCATTGCTTTGTCTGAGTCTGAAATTACGGAGGCCAACATACTCTCTGTTGCTTCCATAAAAAAC GTTGAGGATGAAGTCATTAGGCTTAGCAAGCTCAAGATAACTAAGATCAAAGAGGTGATCCTTAGAAAGAAGCTGGAGCTTGAGGAAATATCAAGGAAAGTGCACATGGCACCCCAAGTTCTTAAGTCAGAGAACTTTTCAATTGAAGCTATAGAATCTG GTGTCAAGGATCCTGAACAGTTGTTAGAGCAAATTGACTCCGAGATTGCAAAGGTCAGAGAGGAAGCTTCAAGCAGGAAAGAGATTCTAGAAAAGGTGGAGAAATGGATGACAGCATGTGAAGAAGAGTCATGGCTCCAAGAATACAATAGA GATGATAATAGGTACAATGCGGGAAGAGGAGCTCATCTTACATTAAAGCGTGCAGAAAAAGCTCGTATACTTGTCAATAAACTTCCTG GGATGGTGGAGACTTTGACAGCAAAAGTCAACGCTTGGGAAGATGAAAGAGGACATGCATTCTTATACGATGGT GTCCGAGTTTTATCCATGCTTGAGCAGTACAAGACTCTATGGGAAGAGAAAGAgtttgaaaaacagagacaaaga GATCTGAAGAAACTCCATGGACAGCACATCACAGAGCAAGAGGCACTTTACGGGTCAAAACCAAGCCCAGGTAAAAGTGGAAAGAAACCACTGAGAACTGCCTTACCTTCTTCTGCCATGAACCGAAAACTCTCCCTTGGTGGTGCCATGCTTCAAAGTTCCAAGCCTGAGAAGGCAACACTCAATAGCAAAAAGACTACTTACTATGACCAGAACGCTCCTAGTAGAAGAGAGTCTACTATCCCAAATCCTTCAG GGAGGAGAAACTCAGAGCTTCCTGGTCGTCTCAGAGCAAAGAACGTTCCGGGTGCAGGAAAAGCTGTGATGAACAAAGGGAGATCTCCAATGCTTAGGAAACCTCTTTCACCTGTTACTTCCAATATCTTGAACTCCCCTGAAGATCACAAGGATGCTTACCCTACAAAGTCATCTCCTAAAACCAACGAAGAGAACAGAAGAGCGGCTGTTCCAATCTCTGAACCTACAACTCCAGCAGCTTCAGTTGCTATGTCGGAGGCAACAACGCCGTTTACTCCTGCGTCCAAGGCTGTGAAGAAGAGGCTGGACAATGCAGAAGGTGTTGAGTACTCGTTTGAAGAGGTTAGAGCCGGTTTTTGCTAA